The Bradyrhizobium sp. CCBAU 051011 DNA segment CCAAGCGCGTGGCGCTGGCGCGTGCGCTCGCGCTCGATCCCGCGATCGTGTTTCTCGATGAGCCGACCTCGGGGCTAGATCCGATCGCCGCCGGCGATTTCGACGCCTTGATCAAGACACTGCAGCAAACGCTGGGGCTGACGGTCTTCATGGTCACCCATGACCTCGCCAGCCTCAATACCGTCTGCGACCGCGTCGCGGCGCTGGCCGACGGCAAGATCGTCGCCATCGGACCGATGCGCGAACTTCTTCAATCCGAGCATCCCTGGGTGCGGGCCTATTTTCACGGCAAGCGCTCCCAGATGCTGCAACCCAGAGCGAGCTAAAGAGATGGAAACCCGCGCTCCCTTCGTCATCGTCGGCGCCTTCGTCTTGGCGGCCATCGTTGCCGTGTTCGGCTTCGTCTACTGGCTGCAGAACACCGGCGGGCTCGGGCCACGCTCCAGCTATCGTGTGCAGTTCGAGGGCTCCGTTCCGGGACTGCTTGTCGGCGCGGCAGTGCTGTTCAATGGCATTCGGGTCGGCGAGGTGACGGAACTCGGCCTCGCGCCCGGCAACCCGCGCGGCGTTAATGCGACCATATCAGTCGCTTCGACGACGCCCGTGCGCGCCGACACCAGGGTCGGCCTGGAGTTCCAGGGCCTGACCGGCGTGCCTGTGATCGCACTCGAAGGCGGCATGCAGGTCGCGCAGAGTGGCGAGGTGCCGACGCTGGTCGCCGAGCAGGGCGCAGGGCAGGGCATGACACAGGCCGCACGCGATGCGCTGCGCAAGGTGGATACGGTGCTGTCGGAAAATTCGGGGGCGTTGAAGGACACCATCGCCAATTTCAAGGTGTTTTCGGAAGGCCTGGCCCGCAACACCGGTAAGCTCGACGGCATCGTCGCCGGCCTCGAGCGCATGACCGGGGTCACCGGTCCGCCGCCGAAGATCACCTATGATCTGCGCGCGCTGCAGAATCCGGGACCGGTGGGCAAGGCGATCAGCGTGCAATGGGCGATTCCAGAGCCAACGGCGGTCGCGATGCTGGAGACGCAGCGTTTCCTGTTCTCGCCGGCGCAGGAATACCCGGGGTTCGCGGAGGCGATGTGGGCCGATGCGTTGCCGAAACTGATCCAGGCCCGGCTGATCGAAAGCTTCGAGAACTATGACATCGCGCATGCGCCGCTGCGCATGGCCGACGTCGGGCAGACCGAATTCCAGCTGCTGATCGATGTCAGGCGGTTCCGCATTGCCGTTGAATCCGAACCGGCTGCCGAAATCGCGTTATCGGCCAGGATCGTCGACAAGAACGGCAAGGTCGTCGCCTCGCGGCTGTTCGAAGAACGCGAGAAGTTTGCGACCGTCGCGCCGGCCGAGGCGGTCGCCGCGTTCAGCGAAGCGTTCGGCCGAATTGCGAAGAACATGATCGCCTGGACGGTGCAGGCCCACTAATGTACCAGGACGGCCGGCCTCAACGATATATTATTCGGCGGTAGCAGGCGAGTGATCATCGCCTAACCAGACTCGAACCGACCACGCCGGCGGTTGCGCCTTCTGCAGTGTAG contains these protein-coding regions:
- a CDS encoding MlaD family protein — protein: METRAPFVIVGAFVLAAIVAVFGFVYWLQNTGGLGPRSSYRVQFEGSVPGLLVGAAVLFNGIRVGEVTELGLAPGNPRGVNATISVASTTPVRADTRVGLEFQGLTGVPVIALEGGMQVAQSGEVPTLVAEQGAGQGMTQAARDALRKVDTVLSENSGALKDTIANFKVFSEGLARNTGKLDGIVAGLERMTGVTGPPPKITYDLRALQNPGPVGKAISVQWAIPEPTAVAMLETQRFLFSPAQEYPGFAEAMWADALPKLIQARLIESFENYDIAHAPLRMADVGQTEFQLLIDVRRFRIAVESEPAAEIALSARIVDKNGKVVASRLFEEREKFATVAPAEAVAAFSEAFGRIAKNMIAWTVQAH